gccaggtcgtgctgaaaaatgaaatcttcatctccataaagcttttcagcagatggaagcatgaagtgctccaaaatctcctgatagctagctgcattgaccctgcccttgataaaacacagtggaccaacaccagcagctgacatggcaccccagaccatcgttgactgtgggtacttgacactggacttcaggcattttggcatttccctctccctagtcttcctccagactctggcacctcgatttccgaatgacatgcaaaatttgctttcatccgaaaaaagtactttggaccactgagcaacagtccagtgctgcttctctgtagcccaggtcaggcgcttctgccgctgtttctggggaatgcggcacctgtagcccatttcctgcacacgcctgtacacggtggctctggatgtttctactccagactcagtccactgcttccacaggtcccccaaggtctggaatcggtccttctccacaatcttcctcagggtccggtcacctcttctcgttgtgcagcgttttctgccacactttttccttcccacagacttcccactgaggtgccttgatacagcactctgggaacagcctattcgttcagaaatttctttctgtgtcttaccctcttgcctgagtgtgacaatgatggccttctggacagcagtcaggtcggcagtcttacccatgattgcggttttgagtaatgaaccaggctgggagtttttaaaagcctcaggaatcttttgcaggtgtttagagttaattagttgattcagatgattaggttaatagcttgtttagagaaccttttcatgatatgctaatttttagagataggaattttgggttttcatgagctgtatgccaaaatcatcaatattaaaacaataaaaggcttgaactacttcagttggtgtgtaatgaatctaaaatatatgaaagtctaatgtttatcagtacattacagaaaataatgaactttatcacagtatgctaattcttttagaaggacctgtatatatatatatatatatatatatatactgtatatataaaataataattctgaTTATCATTACAGAAGGTGCAGATGAGCAAAATGATAAACTAGAGATAAGTAAATTTCTCAAAATTCAATTTGGGTTAGATTTGGCCTGATCAGTCGATGGATTTGATTCAGGTCTAAATTGATTCTGCCTGAATCGAAAGTGCTCCAAGTGGTGAAAATTTGTgtatgccactctgtagtctctgaAGTCTATTTTTGTTTCTCCCTTTTTTCGAATTTATTATCACAGTTTTTCCTTCTCTGCCTGAGTCTGATTATTACACAGTTGATTTGCTGATTTCTAGTAGAAAAGTGTTGCTTTATATGACAGCAAAGGCTCCGACATGCTTTCCCTATGTGGTAGTTGTGTACGATGCACTTAGGAGAGAAACATTAGGCATTAGGTCTGTTTGGGTCTTGCTTAATCAGATGTGGCTCCATTAATGGGTTCCCCTGACTAACCATTAATGTGAGGAAACGTGAGAGTGGGTCTCTACTGTAACATTGACTGGTACTTAGGAAACCTACTGAACTGCATCCAAAGGAAGAGATTCACCGTACGTAATCTGTCCCTATGGATCAAGGAATTCATTCTTGAAATAGAGTCAGCTTTCCAGTAAATGAATCATCTTATTTCCTTTTATAGGGTCAGTGAATGTACAAGCTCCATTTGATCCCAGAATGGCATATACTTCTGTTTGCATTTTTCTACTTTCTCGATCTCGGTATTGTATTTATGTCACCTGCTTTGGGACCACTAAACCACCAGCATGCCATAATGCATCAAGGGTTTAGGGTAACAAATTTGCCCCTATCAAATGTGCATTTCCCTGTAAAGTATAGTAAAGGAAGATCTAACTTACAAGAAGATCAGTCCAGGACTCATATCTAGCAGTGTTGCAGCACTGAGTGTGAAACCACTGTAttaaccaacagatttgactttgggcaactcctaagggcattatcctggcagtcatCTGGTTTTCACCCTTAAATCCCTGTCCTGGGATCTGAAATTTGGTGCAGGAGgaccaccaggccgctacctcttgtATGATTGACAGCTGACCTGATCATAGTCTGGCCGAGATCTGAGCAGGTGGAGTACAAGTTATATGGTAAATAGTCCAaggtcagagtaggcagcaaagggtcaatacgGAGGTCAGGCTCAGGTCAGGCAGTGGAGGGTTAGAATCCAGTAAACGGGCAGAAAGTCAGTACATGAGGAGACAGGTTTGCAGGAATTTGGCAAGCTCAGGAACCTATTTTTCTGGCACCTTCCATAGGGGTGGGTTCCCCAGTGTTGCCAaacttggtgacaggttcccttcaaaggCATTTTCCTGGACTataatattgatgtcctatcctcaggttagTTATTaaatatctgatcgatgggggtctgatTCTCAGCACTCTTACCAATcagctaggccagtgatgtcacttccatgggtcacatggcctatgtgcggctcagtcccattcaagtgtgagcctgggctgcagtaccaagcacagccactacacaatatacacaatatagAACACTGTGACTAGTacactgtgaggaggctgcagagctCATCAGAGGGCCACATCTGTAGTACTGCAGACCTGGGGTTACTACAATTCTGTAAATAGTCTCATATCATTTTATATTGTAATGTTATGCATTTTATTGAGTGTTTCTGGTCGTTGTTACCATTAAGTATGTGAACAGCAAAGGTTAGCAAAGAAACATGGCTAACCACCCtgtccctcttggtaggagttggCTGgtccttaggtccctttcacacgagcgagttttccgcgcgggtgcgatgcgtgacgtgaacgcatagcacccgcactgaatcctgacccattcatttcagtgggtctgtctacatgagtgttgtttttcacgcatcagttctgcgttgcgagaaaatcacagcatgttctatattgtgcgtttgtcacgcagccctggccccatagaagtgaatggggctacatgaaaaacgcattgcatccgcaatttttcactgatggttgctaacagatgttgtttgtaaaccttcagttttttatgacgcgcgtgaaaaactcatcaaaacacattgcacccgcgtggaaaaaactgaacaactgaacgcaatcgcagacaaaactgactgaacttgcttgcaaaatagtgcgagtttcactgaaagcaccctgaacacatccggacctaatccgtcacgctcgtttgaaaggggccttaggcctagttcacacttcagtgtttgatcagtgatttccatcagtgatttgtgagccaaaaccagaagtggagcctccatagacattaggtagaagggaaagatctgctcctgttctatgtttagagctgcacctggttttggctcacaaatcactgatggaaatcactgaccaaacactgaagtgtgaacgaggccttagagttTCTGTCCGGAGACAGAAGGGAGAGAAAGCACattgcagagctcctgctcctgttacaGATTCTCCAGAAAGAACTACTTAAACTTGCCTCAAATGAAGTCTTGAGATGCTAGACAACAAAGTTAACTGCTACTACCAGTATTAAAGACacagctgcaaggtgagggattaCAGCCAAGACATCCATCACCTAAACATTATTAGACCTCCATATTcttactggtgccagagaaaGCTGCTTCTGGTGAATGTATATGAAGCTCTATGTTGCACGAAAAAAGACTTTTATATGTTTAATTCTGGCCTTATTCTTAAAAACTACATTTCCATTGCaccaatccccagggagcaatggcctgagagaGTACACcttgacacaacacttcatcaggtcCACTACCACTCTCATTCTCCACACCAgttcctcaggggcttgctgcacatcctcttcaaacagctgatcaggagTGGTGCTGaaagtcagacccccccccccccactattaaGGTATTTCCTAAACAGTTGGCAGTACCTCTGTAAAATGTGTTCCAAGCTTTTCTATGCCATTAGAGTGTCTTCCTTTTAACCTACATCCCACCCTTAGCCTCTTGACGGACATCTTTGTTCACTTCCACTTTTTGCCTGTTCCTTTTTGAAATAACGTGAGACGAGAATGGGAATCTAGGTTTATGTACAGTGTGGTTATTTTGTGCACCCACCAGAAAACAGTGGTAACTGTGCATGCGCAAAAATCTGTGCGCAGATCCGAGAAGAACTTCAATCACTTGGATGAGGTGTGGTTGTTTCCATAATTTAAGAACATGCCAGACTCTATTTTGAGAAGGCATGCCCAGCTAACGCGTATCTTCTCATTCACATACGGAGCAGGACACGTGGAAAACAAATTGTAGAGATAATCGCACATTGATCAGGAAAAGAATTACAGAAGGACAATTATCATTCCTCTGCTCTTCATGACAGCATAGGTGGTTTTTATGCCAAAACGGAATTGATAGGTTTCCTTTATCGATGAACTCATGCAAATATCTATATCAATAGTCCTTGTGTATTTCTTACTATCACTTATTAAGGATCTTTACTTAGTgaattcatttttttgtttacatttttagatttttatgACTTTGAAAATGTCCTACTGTCATAGTTGTTGAAGACAAAATGGTTATATACTTACTTAACAAGCCACGTAGCACAACAGAGTACATGTACAAAGACTGCATGGCGGAGCATGGAGGTCACATGGGTTTCATGCAGTGGCGTGCATTTTCCACCACCCAAGAGATTTATGGAGATAATCTGCCCCAGAAGCCATGCTGGTTTATACTTCTGTACTTATGGCATCCAATTAATTCAACAGAATGCAACAGGAAAAtcccccatatgtatactttcaCAAGATTCTCTATGGAGTGTGCCAGTTTTGACTATGCTAAACTGCTGTTAGCACTAGGTAGGGggtggggagagcaggacaaacatacagtcatgtgaaaaaattaggacaccctttgaaagcatgtggttttttgtaacatttttaataaaaggttatttcatctccgtttcaacaatacagagagattaaagtaatccaactaaacaaagaaaactgaagaaaagtcttttcaagatcttctgtaaatgtcattctacaaaaatgcctattctaactgaggaaaaagataggacaccctcacatgtattccctcttaaattggctcagatctcacacaggtatatcacaccaggtgcacataattagtagatcgttactctgcatgttgaatgaggcttgccctatttaaacctcagacatttagtttggtgtgctcctgactgttgaagtgagagtgagcaccatggtgagagcaaaagagctgtcagaggacttcagaaaaaagattgtagcagcctatgagtctgggaagggatttaaaaagatctcaaaagattttgaaatcagccattccactgtccggaagatagtctacaagtggagggctttcaaaacaactgccaacatgcccaggactggtcgccccagcaagttcaccccaagagcagaccgcaagatgctaaaagaggtctccaaaaaccctaaagtgtcatctcgagaactacagcaggctctggctactgttgatgtagaagtacatgcctctacaatcagaaagagactgtacaagtttaacttgcatgggaggtgtgcaaggaggaaacctttgctttccaagagaaacatcgaggccagactgacatttgccagagataaagttgacaaagaccaggacttctggaataatgttctttggacagatgagtccaaaattgaattatttggacacaacagcagaggacatgtttggcgtaaaccaaacacagcattccaagaaaagaacctcataccaactgtgaagcatggaggtggaagtgtcatggtttggggctgctttgctgcagcaggacctggtcagctcaccatcatagaatccacgatgaattctactgtgtatcagaaggtgcttgaagaacatgtgagaccatcagttagaaaattaaagctgaagcggaactggaccatgcaacatgacaatgacccaaaacatactagtaaatcaaccaaagattggctgaaaaagaagaaatggagagtcctggaatggccaagtcaaagtccagatttgaatcccattgagatgctgtggggtgacttgaaaagggctgtacgtgcaagaaacccctcaaacatctcacagctgaaaaagttctgcattgaggagtggggtaaaatttcctcagaccgatgtcgaagactggtagatggctacaagaaccgtctcactgcagttatttcagccaaaggaggtaacactcgctattaggggcaagggtgtcctatctttttccttagttagaataggcatttttgtagaatgacatttacagaagatcttgaaaagacttttcttcagttttctttgtttagtcggattactttaatctctctgtattgttgaaacggagatgaaataaccttttattaaaaatgttacaaaaaaccacatgctttcaaagggtgtcctaattttttcacatgactgtatgttttgtggagcttttattatcaggagtattgTGAATATACAGTTTTATTCTGACAGATTCTGCTCTTAGAGGATTTATCCCATGATAGATGCAGAGAATGAAAATCATAcagcatatagtacatgataatcccattctaacaaagctagaagcagccctgtacccaggcttggactggcccagaAGGGTACAGGGTAATCCccgggtgggcccctagtctcccacccctgcacaagtggcacatgacacattagacttactgtactacatacatatattcaatgtacagcctatattcatataaaaaaattgttagattatttattatatttgaatgtttccatacggtgggcccccaaaataaattttactggtgggccctaggtacgaCACTGCCTGTACCTCacaaggatccagagatctccccatcattgttccaattgttctgctagatttatttcaggctggcagctcagggaccATGTCATTTCTCAGGAggtatgttctttctgctgcagctctatctCTGTTACTGCCACAGTGTCTAACAGAAGTGGCAGTTGAAGGTTTGCGACTATCTGAGTGAGGAAGTCAGAGATATAGGAAAAAGAACAAACTGTAGGTGGTGCTTTACAGATacaattttattgaatagctcagtggctatactaaatttttaattatatgcaattaaaaaagtattcagatgtgCTGGTTTGAACAGTGTAGATAGAATATTtcttgtggcacaacccctttaagtgtacagaaggtggagcttcactgtgaagtgctctctgcattcagCTGCTTAACAGTCCCTTCCCTCTGCTGGGAGTGACAGCTATAGTAACTAATCAGGGCACTAATACAGCTGTTACTCGGCACAGGGTGGAGCTGTGCAGCAACACAGTGCAGAAAACACTTCACAGTGGAGCTCCTCCATAGAACTTAAGAAGAAtctagcagaataaaagttcatattctcactacaGCTCATAAAAAAGATTCACATAAGGTATatttgtcctgctctccccagctGTTACCAAGTGCTTTCAGcaggcaaaactgctgacagattctctttcaTGTTTGTTTAtccccttgattttttttttttttttacctaaagctAAGAAAGCTTTAAAATAACCCACAGGGTTATGTTCACCTTACCAATCCCACACTGCTTCCATGTTGTCTCTTCCCAGGTCCCCTGCCAGTCTCTGTATCCTGGCCATCAGTGATGATGTAATAGGGatgtgactactgcagccaatcagcagctgaaGCGGTGAGCTCAGTGgtgtctgctgcagccaatgtttAGCTGCAGAGGTCACATGTCCATGTTGAAGACCGAGATATAGAAACTGGTGGGAGACATGGTCAGGGTGGAAATGGCGACATGGATCAGTAAGGTGAGTATTACAAGCATTTAAGAGGCCAGAAAGCCCTTTAAATCAACTGTGAACACTAGTTTGCTAGGATGGGAAATTACTGTAGCTACATGTTATGTGTGTGAATCAGAGTGGGATTGGAAAACATTTGTGTCCTCTCATTGCGTCAAATTTCACAAACCATACATATGTCAACTCAACAAAAAGAGCgtcttttcattatttttattatatttttgttgCAGACTCTTGGCAATGTCACCAACTTAGCTTGTAACTTTCTGTCTCAATAAAGAGCCACAGACATATTATAATCTCTTCTGTTCTTATAACAAGAATACATTTCCCACCCAATCAAAATcttcaaaacataaaaaaaacaaaaaccaaaaaaaacaaagcaactAATCAcccacccaagaaaaaaaaaaaggagggaggaCTTAAAAAGTTCATATCAACTTCATTATTTCACACACCTTACACTTTTTTTGATAGAAATCCAGACAAAATAACTGGCCTAAATATTCCTGTGGCAGAAGTTTCAAAATCGTAAGGTTCTCCGTGTTCCTTTCccgaaaacaaaaatatttagtaaaaactgttttttttcgttttttttcatACAGTTTTCATTTTATGTAAAGTTCTGAAGATAATTGGCACATCTGTAAAGGGTTATATGGCACAGTACCTTTGAAAATAAAGTTCTCTTCAAGGTTGTAAACaccttttttgatattttgttattttcttttttttttttttttttaaaaaagcataATGAAAACCCACCGAGAAGGATGGTGATATCAAGTGGCAAGGAACAACTTTCCCCACAATTCCTTCCCACAATACTCAGTTCCGACTTTGTTACACATCATCCAAGCTATTACAAAGAAACCATCGTACAATCACTGGGGCCTGTGCCACGTCACTTTTTCTCTGTCATAGCAGGCACCCATGGTAAtgagtgaatggaaaaaaaaaaaactatttgtatttttttctacATGAAAAATGAAGTCACCGTTGTCACAGACCAGGATGATTCAACAGAGACTCCttagtgacataaaaaaaaaagaaagaaaaacttttCGGAAATCTCTTGAATGATTTTCCTGTCCTCAACATCTTTGATGAAAATAGATCTGAAATAGAATTTACACATAAAGAGCTGTACCACAAAATAAGCAattttcatactttttttttcttttcggaACTTTTTCTCTTTCggcgtgtttttttttcttttttcttttttagtaaTACATCAGGTAGTCAGAGAGTGAATTTTCCCTTTAAAGTTATCAAAAGAGTCTTCGTTTCGTTTTGTGTCAGTGCTTCATTTGGGTCACCTCTCATTGAATGGGTTTTTGGAAACAGGAAGATGAGTATCGTGTGAATATTAACCCAGAGATATTGTCATCATTGGGTTGTTAGTTCGGTATTCTCCATTCTCATACTCTGggaaaaaaattagtttttaacAAACTTTTATGAGTAACCTTAAATTTGTGTTTCTTGTACATTTTCCTTTGAGCTGCTTTTGAACAGAAGGGGTTCATGAATGGAGTTGAGCATGGGGTTTTTGGCACAGTTAAGTGTTCCTGTATTGTTGTTATAATGGGATTTAAATGCTGTATAATGGTTAAGGTGGTCATGCTCAATAGCTGGGAGTGCCATGTGGTTGTCTCCCGGGGCTGTCGCTGGTATTTCATCTTCCACATTGATAATTTCAATAGTTCGTGTTGGCCCATGATGTTTGTGTAGCTGGTGCTGTTTACGAAGTTTGTAAAATGCAATTAACATAACAGCTGCCATAAATGTGATGGCCACAAAGCACCCTATAATGATCTTTGTTGTCTTCATGACATCATCGAGATCTTTCATGATGTTCTCTGTCACATCAGTTATTGGAATAGTAAACGTCTTTTCTGTGGAACGGGTACTTCGTGGAGTAAGGGATGTGGTAGAATATGTTATCCCCCATCGAACTGTCGTTGTTGGACCGGGTTCTTTTTCAGTAGGTTTAATTTCCTCGGAGGAGGAATCCATAGTTTCCACTGTAACCGTTGTAAAGTAAGTATAGTCAGTGGTCGAGGGATCAGCTGCAGCGGAAACATTAAGAGTGGCAGAGGCTGTTGTATTTCCTGCTGAATTTGTGACCATACATGTGTATTGTCCTGTGTCCTGTACCGTAACATTTGTAAAATTCAGTGTGCCGTCATGTAAAACAGAGATACGTACTCTATAGGAACCATGAGTCATCAGTGTCCCATTTGGCGTTAACCAGTTGACAGATGTCATTGATGTGCCAGTTCTGCATTTGAGCTCAGCAGCCATGCCCTCAGTTACATTGAGGTCAGTGGGAGGTTCCACTATTACTGGGGCATAGCACGTGAAGTGACTCTGATCTAGTTCTCCTATGTATCTAGTCTTTAAGTTCGGTGGGGAATGACAACGTGCACAACAGGTTGTATTGTTCGGTACGGTCTCTTTTAACCACCAGCTTAACCACAAAACGTCACAGTTGCAATGCCAAGGATTATGGTTAAGGTGTACTCGCTCCAGGCGGTGAAGAGGAGTAAAAAGATCATGGGGAAGAGACATTAAATTGTTGTGAGAAAGATTAAGTTCCTCTAAAGATTTCAAATCATCAAAGGCATTGCGTTCTATGGTTGCAATATGAGCATGCATCAGCCATAACTTTCTCAGGCTTGTCAGCCCCTGAAAGGAACCAGGGCGAATCATCTCTAGACGATTTCCAGACAATTCTAATTCTTCCAATCTGACCAATGCTGTTAAGTTGGGTATATCTTTTAAATTGCACATGCCCAGATTTAGATATCTTAAGTTTACAAGACCCTCAAAAGCAGCTTCAGAAATATACTCCAACTTCTTCAATTCTCCCAAATCAAGTCGTCTTAAAGAAGGAACTCTGTTGAAAGCATATGATGGGATACTTTCAATAGGATTATTTCTTAGCCACAGCTCCCTTAGCTTGGATAGATATTCAAAGGCTTGAGTGGGAACAGTGGTCAAGCGATTATCAAAAAGCTCCAATGTGCTCAAGTTTGGGAGTCCATTAAAAGCACCAACCTCAATCTTCCGAATAAGATTTTTGCTGAGCTGTAGTATTTCCAAATGTCGAAGGTGCTTAAAAGTGTCTGTTTTGATAACCTGAATAATGTTCTCCTGAAGGTTCAGGTATCGCGTATTGACTGAGATGCTTTCTGGCACTTCTACCAGTTCTTTTCGTGTACATGCAACCCGACTGGCCTGATTGCTGCAAGAACAGGCAGCAGGACAAGAGGTTGGAGATGTTCCTCCCAGGGCCAGGGATGAGACCCATGAGATAAGTAAAACTTGCTTCAAAATCATTCTAAAAATCTTCAAACCAAGCATCCTGTTGGTGCAATGGTTGGTGACCATCTTCTATTTTCATAGTTCAATACTTTTCTCCCAGGTTTATCATCTTAGTTACAAATGCCTtaaatacaagaaaaaaaaaagttgtgagaAAACGAACAATGTTAGAGCGCAGTGAATTCAGCCCGTAGTGCGCGGAATAATGAATGCAGAAATAAGAAAATGTCTCAGCTTTTTCAAGTAAGATATATTTTAAACATAAATTGCAAATTGGAGGACGCTCACCAGCTAACTGGTGTCTGGCCTGCTGGCCACCTTCCACAAAAACATATTATTAAATATAAAGACAAATAGGCCGGCTCACATTTAATTGCATGTGCCTTTACTTACTCTACTAttgataaaaatacataaaccatTTTATATTCCATCCAATttataaaattagaaaaataaaaattgtagattcagttTGATGATCCCAGTCCTTTTCATGCAGAGCTTACGCATAAAAAATGTACTATATAAATAGTACTAAAATAgtactgaaatagtataaaatgtGGTTATTACTATCTTGGTTAAACCTTATAGTCAATTGGTGTCGGATTTGCTGTAATCTCGTGATGTTCTCAATGGAACATAGCTCAGAAGCGTATTATTTTCACGTTGTCTACCAGTTGTCTACCAGTTTTTGTTGTTAAATAATTTTGGCACTAATATGGCAGGTTGCTTTAAATGTGCTGTTAGTAGGTGTTAAAGTGTTTATAAAGCGCTTGTGCAGTCCACTTGTTGTTATACCAGGTTTTGATTATGCTGTTAGTCAACAGTTATTATAAGTGAAATATTAGATGccaccactagtgttgagtgttggaatagcaaatttttatctcgaatatcgcaacttcgagaatttgcgaatatttagaatatagtgctatatattcgttatagcgaatattcgtcattttttcccatctgaacacatgattcctccctgcttcttgcttgtgggccaataagcagggaggaatcatgattttagataaaaaattacgaatattctaaaaaaatgaatatattcgatatagtgctatatttgttttttagaatattcgtaatattctaaaacaagaatatatagtaatatagcgaatattcgaaaaaacgaatgtagagcaatttagctaatatagtgctataatcttcgtcg
The Bufo gargarizans isolate SCDJY-AF-19 chromosome 2, ASM1485885v1, whole genome shotgun sequence genome window above contains:
- the LRRC4B gene encoding leucine-rich repeat-containing protein 4B, which translates into the protein MVTNHCTNRMLGLKIFRMILKQVLLISWVSSLALGGTSPTSCPAACSCSNQASRVACTRKELVEVPESISVNTRYLNLQENIIQVIKTDTFKHLRHLEILQLSKNLIRKIEVGAFNGLPNLSTLELFDNRLTTVPTQAFEYLSKLRELWLRNNPIESIPSYAFNRVPSLRRLDLGELKKLEYISEAAFEGLVNLRYLNLGMCNLKDIPNLTALVRLEELELSGNRLEMIRPGSFQGLTSLRKLWLMHAHIATIERNAFDDLKSLEELNLSHNNLMSLPHDLFTPLHRLERVHLNHNPWHCNCDVLWLSWWLKETVPNNTTCCARCHSPPNLKTRYIGELDQSHFTCYAPVIVEPPTDLNVTEGMAAELKCRTGTSMTSVNWLTPNGTLMTHGSYRVRISVLHDGTLNFTNVTVQDTGQYTCMVTNSAGNTTASATLNVSAAADPSTTDYTYFTTVTVETMDSSSEEIKPTEKEPGPTTTVRWGITYSTTSLTPRSTRSTEKTFTIPITDVTENIMKDLDDVMKTTKIIIGCFVAITFMAAVMLIAFYKLRKQHQLHKHHGPTRTIEIINVEDEIPATAPGDNHMALPAIEHDHLNHYTAFKSHYNNNTGTLNCAKNPMLNSIHEPLLFKSSSKENVQETQI